TACTTCGGGGTTACCCCTCCATACTTTTTCCAAACCCCATCCTCGGTGCCCATGTCAAACATGTAGTACACCTGTCCGGTGGTGCCGTCGAGCGCGGTGAACTTCGTTCCGTCACCGTTGGGCTCCGCTGAAAATTGAAGCGTATTGTCGCCCGCCATGCGGATGATGCCGCCATATTTCGTCCATTTGCCGGGAGTCGGACCAAAATCAAGCATAAAATGCATCTGGCCGACATTGGATTCCAACGCGTAAAAGGCCGTTCCATTTTTGAAACTCACTTGCGCAAAGCCCAGATTGTTGATGGTCGAGGCACGCAAGGCACTGCCATATTTCTTCCAAGTACCGGCTTCGTTCCCGAAGTCATGCATGTAGTACAACTGTCCGGTCATGCCGTTGAGGGCATAAAATGTACTGCCGTCGTTGTTGCTTTTGGTCAGGTACCGGAAATTGCCCTTTTGCGCAAATGCGGTGAGGCTGACCAACAAGCAGAGCAGAAACAAAGTGGACTTCAAAAGGGAACGCATATTCAAATACTGTTTAAGCAAACCTAGGCAATCCACAGGCGGGAAGCAAAAAAGAAAATGCCCTCAAAGTGGTGACCACCTTGAGGGCATTCCTCGGAAACCGTAGCGGATTAGCGCACGATCACACGGCTGAAGGCTTTGCCTTCGGCATTGGCGATTTCCACCATGTACATGCCTGGAGCGAGGCTCAAGGAAATGGTTTGGCGGTTACCACCTTTTTGGCTGTGAATCCTGCGGCCCAATTGATCCAACACGGTCAACTGCATTTCGCTGCTGGCATTGCCATCAAACTCCACCACAAATTCGCCGTTGTTCGGGTTTGGGTAAAGCTGTACTTGGCTCAAGATGCTGTTTTGTACACCGACGATAGCAGAAAGCGAATCTGTAAGCGTATCGGAACCGCAAGCGTTCGTTGCGATCAGGGTTACAACGTAGTTGCCGGGATTGGCATAGACGTTGGTTGGGCTTGCCGACGTGCTCGTGTTGCCATCGCCAAAATCCCAGAACCACGAAGTGGTGTTGGTGGAATTGTCGGTAAAGACAAACGATGGGTTGGCACCGGAATTCACCGAAAAGCCTGCGACAGGCAATGGCAGAATTGACACGGAAACGGTGTCATAAGCCATTTCGTTGAGCGTGGTGTCGGTCACGATGACGCTGTAAGTGCCTGCAGCATTGACGGTGATCGTCTGCGTGGTGGCACCGTTGCTCCAAAGATATGTGTCGCCGCTGATGTTGCTGCCCAATACAGTCGCGCCGCCGTCACAGAAGGACGTGTCAGGACCCAAGGCTGCAACAGGAAGCAGTTTGATGTCGGCGATGTAGCGTGGGAAGAACTGGTAGCCGGAGGTATAGGGGTTGCTGCTGTCAAATTGGTTGCCCAATCCGCAAACATGGAACATGCCTACCGGAACCGGCTGCGAATAAAGATCCACATCGGCGTCAATGCGCATGATCATGGTATTGGTGCCGTCGGTGACGTCCACGTTGAAGCCTGAACCGGTGCCGGTCCACTGTGCAGGATTGACAACCCAGGCATTTTTGAAGATGATCAAGTCACTTTCGGTGCTTTCGTCGAGTGCCGTGATCAGGGTAGGTGTTTTGAGCGCATTGCCGGTGCTCAGCAGCACGATCGAGTCCACGTTCATTTGGGTCAAACCGTTAAACTGGGCCACGGTACCGAGCATTTTGATGCTGTCGGTTTCGGTGATGGTATAACCGAGGTTGCCCGCGGAGCGGAAAACGCCGATGCCACCCGTGCCGTCAATGATCGTGAATTGCAGGCCTGCAGGACGCAGGTTGCCGCCATAGACAACGCCGTGAACCCAGCATTTCAGGCCCAGCGAATCCGCGACACCCAAGCTGTCTTCGGTGTTGATCGTGCCAATCGGCAAGGTCTGGAAATCATTGTCTTGGATCGTCAAGGTGTAGCTGCCGTTGGCGCCTACCGTGGCGTTGTTGGTCGGATTGAGCAGGTCGAGCTTGACCGTTTCGTTGCCTTCGAAGAGCGCATCGTCCACCACGGTAAGCGTCACCGTTTGTGGTGTGCTATCGTTGGCAGGCCATGTCAGTGTGATCGGAGCGAAGGTATAATCCACGCCACCGCCGGTTGCGGAGGTGCCGCCAACGTTGAGCGCCACGTCCACGGAGGTGGCAGTCAATGCGCTGACATTGGAGATGTTGACC
This DNA window, taken from Bacteroidota bacterium, encodes the following:
- a CDS encoding T9SS type A sorting domain-containing protein; the encoded protein is MITFASSANTSSEAVPSVTVTVNISNVSALTATSVDVALNVGGTSATGGGVDYTFAPITLTWPANDSTPQTVTLTVVDDALFEGNETVKLDLLNPTNNATVGANGSYTLTIQDNDFQTLPIGTINTEDSLGVADSLGLKCWVHGVVYGGNLRPAGLQFTIIDGTGGIGVFRSAGNLGYTITETDSIKMLGTVAQFNGLTQMNVDSIVLLSTGNALKTPTLITALDESTESDLIIFKNAWVVNPAQWTGTGSGFNVDVTDGTNTMIMRIDADVDLYSQPVPVGMFHVCGLGNQFDSSNPYTSGYQFFPRYIADIKLLPVAALGPDTSFCDGGATVLGSNISGDTYLWSNGATTQTITVNAAGTYSVIVTDTTLNEMAYDTVSVSILPLPVAGFSVNSGANPSFVFTDNSTNTTSWFWDFGDGNTSTSASPTNVYANPGNYVVTLIATNACGSDTLTDSLSAIVGVQNSILSQVQLYPNPNNGEFVVEFDGNASSEMQLTVLDQLGRRIHSQKGGNRQTISLSLAPGMYMVEIANAEGKAFSRVIVR